In Dermacentor variabilis isolate Ectoservices chromosome 7, ASM5094787v1, whole genome shotgun sequence, a genomic segment contains:
- the LOC142588366 gene encoding kunitz-type serine protease inhibitor A-like has protein sequence MTPRGIWCCSNGTTNRLKGRGIPCYGTHFLAGILVLLACTATTRAQGGIDNTADVSINATAASNQTNCFVAPEVGPCNGRLFRYYFHWGVGQCFRYEYSGCGGTGNNFRSRQKCMRTCWPLNYQMYCRTGVDQGPCQSWSVRYYYSTEKNHCFPFYYSGCGGNLNNFRSEQECRAICIAE, from the exons ATGACACCCAGAGGAATATGGTGTTGCTCCAACGGCACAACGAACCGACTCAAAGGCCGCGGAATACCTTGTTACG GCACACACTTCTTGGCCGGAATACTGGTGTTATTAGCATGTACCG CCACGACCAGAGCTCAAGGAGGGATAGACAACACAGCCGATGTTTCAATCAATGCCACTGCTGCGAGTAACCAAACAAACTGCTTCGTGGCGCCGGAGGTTGGCCCCTGCAATGGAAGGCTCTTCCGGTACTACTTTCACTGGGGAGTGGGACAGTGTTTTCGGTACGAGTACAGCGGATGTGGAGGCACCGGAAACAACTTCAGAAGCCGACAAAAGTGCATGAGGACCTGCTGGCCAT TGAACTATCAGATGTACTGCCGTACAGGTGTGGACCAGGGCCCATGCCAGTCGTGGTCGGTGCGGTACTACTACAGCACCGAGAAGAACCACTGCTTCCCCTTCTACTACTCGGGCTGCGGGGGAAACTTGAACAACTTCCGCTCCGAACAGGAGTGCCGGGCCATCTGCATTGCCGAGTGA